From a single Arachis hypogaea cultivar Tifrunner chromosome 3, arahy.Tifrunner.gnm2.J5K5, whole genome shotgun sequence genomic region:
- the LOC140183642 gene encoding uncharacterized protein gives MSLTQGSLPVSQYFTKLKILWEELNTFKPLVSCSCGGVKPIQAFLDQEYVMLFLMGLNENLANVQSQILLSDPLSPIGKVFSLVLQEEKQRALTSPIQHMAFAVKQSPRPTAPSGPKTKGRKDHLLCAHCELLGHTKDKCYCPMDILLNIPRTSL, from the coding sequence ATGTCTCTGACTCAAGGCTCTCTCCCGGTCTCACAATATTTCACAAAATTGAAGATACTTTGGGAAGAACTTAACACCTTTAAGCCATTGGTATCTTGTTCCTGTGGTGGCGTTAAGCCAATTCAAGCCTTTCTTGATCAAGAATATGTAATGTTGTTCCTTATGGGTCTCAATGAGAATTTGGCAAATGTTCAAAGCCAGATTCTGTTGTCAGATCCACTGTCTCCGATCGGAAAGGTCTTTTCGCTTGTGTTGCAAGAGGAGAAGCAGAGAGCACTCACCTCTCCAATTCAACATATGGCCTTTGCTGTTAAACAGTCTCCAAGACCCACCGCTCCTTCTGGACCTAAGACAAAAGGGAGGAAAGATCATCTACTTTGTGCTCATTGTGAGTTGCTGGGACATACTAAAGATAAATGCTATTGTCCCATGGATATCCTCTTGAATATTCCCAGAACAAGCCTGTGA